The following proteins come from a genomic window of Falco peregrinus isolate bFalPer1 chromosome 16, bFalPer1.pri, whole genome shotgun sequence:
- the PNPLA1 gene encoding omega-hydroxyceramide transacylase: protein MAEEGLRGSSTPFSLSFSGSGFLALYQVGVVQSLLELAPELLKSACKVYGSSAGSLIAAAVVCGIDIDDLKEFFFAMAKEARRTILGPLSPKCSLMANIKTVLERMLPEDSYQLASGRLHISLTRVADGQNVIASEFSSKEELIQALLCSCFLPIYCGFIPPSYRGVRYVDGGFTGLQPVSSLEEAVITVSPFTGELDICPRDCPAIFFCFQIFNGSIQISIENLCRISYALFPPSTMVLNDIFSQGYQDTALFLYRNNAFGFNYFNSNFCFASMCGKNDFAQSNRTRTGLRKRVLQYPLPCFLPGLALWKKEQITGLQDPLSKVLLQPYRLPAFFRKGLQKMWRLLGGISSMVNWFQKLLQTAVPGLPKRAMART from the exons ATGGCTGAGGAGGGTCTCCGGGGTTCAAGCACCCCCTTCTCGCTCTCCTTCTCGGGCAGCGGCTTCCTTGCCCTGTACCAGGTCGGGGTGGTGCAGTCCCTGCTGGAACTGGCTCCCGAACTCCTCAAGTCCGCCTGCAAGGTCTACGGGTCGTCCGCCGGCTCGCTCATCGCCGCCGCCGTCGTGTGCGGCATCGACATCG ATGACCTAAAGGAATTCTTCTTTGCCATGGCAAAGGAAGCCAGGAGAACCATCCTGGGCCCTCTCTCTCCCAAGTGCAGCTTGATGGCAAATATCAAGACTGTTCTGGAGCGGATGCTGCCGGAGGACTCGTACCAGCTGGCTTCGGGGCGGCTGCACATCTCACTCACGCGGGTGGCAGATGGCCAAAACGTCATAGCCTCGGAGTTCAGCTCGAAAGAGGAGCTCATTCAG gctctcctctgcagctgctttcttcctATCTACTGTGGATTCATCCCTCCATCCTACCGGGGTGTG CGATACGTTGATGGAGGATTCACCGGCCTGCAGCCCGTCTCCAGCTTGGAGGAAGCCGTGATCACCGTGTCCCCCTTCACGGGAGAGCTCGACATCTGTCCGCGGGATTGCCCCGCTATCTTCTTCTGTTTCCAGATCTTCAACGGCAGCATTCAGATCTCGATAGAAAACCTCTGCAGGATTAGCTACGCCCTCTTCCCACCTAGCACCATG GTCTTGAACGACATTTTCTCGCAGGGGTACCAGGACACTGCCCTTTTCCTGTACAGGAACA ATGCCTTTGGCTTTAACTACTTCAATAGCAATTTCTGCTTCGCCAGCATGTGTGGGAAGAACGACTTCGCGCAATCCAACAGGACACGCACCGGCCTCCGCAAAAGGGTACTGCAGTACCCGCTCCCTTGCTTCCTGCCAG GCTTGGCTCTGTGGAAGAAAGAGCAGATAACCGGACTGCAGGATCCACTGTCGAAAGTCCTGTTGCAGCCATACAGGCTGCCAGCTTTTTTCAGGAAGGG gtTGCAGAAGATGTGGCGCCTGCTGGGAGGTATCAGCTCCATGGTAAACTGGTTCCAGAAGCTCCTCCAAACCGCGGTGCCTGGTTTGCCTAAGAGAGCCATGGCCAGGACGTGA
- the LOC114012783 gene encoding apoptosis facilitator Bcl-2-like protein 14 encodes MESNMQALAGEKPWQDMGRQPSGKILSLDRQGAKKVLEIYVKRSLSCCENSLMAKKKFQERAGGRGRKAGGLQRSKSDFCKYSCAKHGPRKDQEEQPKAPDLDEALDENSKAPGEVPKEELEPKRKSTKNSSQGKTQRTWFKSFLNVIFKKSPEDQKESAGQKAKQKDAKAPHSSKTEGAKRPGGDWSTSPLLGRALKKRPSLKKVFSFKKRVEEERGEAAAGARAKRPSCLPLRHIQAPATAAEVEQPDGYYAQVSEEIGLIVQGSESQGSRVRGCEEPPRLTSTDGVDEAIRRIVALLQSAGDELDRQVKEDARLRMFFRDMSYSSFKNLADAYVHKEMTASRPDINPQEIQFAFTVHLTAKVAGICNQAVNRIMGFGTRYLEDSFAPLSYSKILQQNREKFSTDNCESPD; translated from the exons ATGGAAAG caaCATGCAGGCTCTGGCGGGGGAGAAGCCTTGGCAGGACATGGGGAGGCAGCCGTCGGGCAAGATCCTCTCTCTGGACAGGCAAGGGGCCAAGAAAGTGCTGGAGATCTACGTCAAGCGCTCGCTGAGCTGCTGCGAAAACTCACTGATGgccaaaaaaaagtttcaggagagagctggagggcgggggaggaaggcaggtgGGCTGCAACGGTCGAAAAGTGACTTCTGCAAGTATTCGTGTGCCAAACATGGTCCCAGGAAGGACCAGGAGGAGCAACCCAAAGCACCAGACCTGGATGAGGCTCTGGATGAGAACAGCAAAGCTCCTGGGGAGGTCCCTAAAGAGGAGTTGGAGCCcaagaggaaaagcacaaaaaactCTTCCCAGGGCAAAACCCAACGCACCTGGTTCAAAAGTTTCTTAAACGTAATCTTCAAGAAGAGCCCTGAAGACCAGAAGGAAAGTGCaggacaaaaagcaaagcagaaagatgcCAAAGCTCCTCACAGCTCCAAAACAGAAGGGGCTAAAAGACCCGGAGGGGACTGGAGCACGTCCCCgctgctgggcagagccctGAAGAAGAGACCCAGCCTCAAGAAGGTTTTCTCCTTCAAGAAGCGCGTGGAGGAGGAGCGGGGAGAGGCAGCGGCGGGGGCGAGGGCCAAGCGCCccagctgccttcccctgcGGCACATCCAGGCGCCGGCCACTGCAG CAGAGGTGGAGCAGCCCGATGGTTACTATGCACAAGTCTCGGAAGAGATCGGGCTGATCGTGCAGGGCAGCGAGAGCCAAGGGAGCAGAGTACGTGGCTGCGAGGAGCCCCCCCGGCTGACCAGCACTGACGGGGTCG ATGAAGCCATCAGGAGAATCGTCGCCCTGCTCCAGAGTGCAGGAGATGAGCTGGACAGGCAG GTGAAGGAAGACGCACGGCTACGGATGTTCTTCAGAGACATGTCCTACAGCTCCTTCAAGAACCTGGCCGATGCCTACGTCCATAAGGAAATGACAGCCAGCAGACCCGACATCAACCCCCAGGAGATCCAGTTTGCCTTCACGGTGCACCTCACCGCCAAGGTAGCCGGCATCTGCAACCAGGCGGTGAACAGGATCATGGGCTTCGGCACCCGCTACCTGGAAGATTCATTCGCACCCTTGTCCTACAGCAAAATTCTCCAG cagaacagagaaaaattcAGCACAGATAACTGCGAGAGCCCGGACTGA